From the genome of Vicia villosa cultivar HV-30 ecotype Madison, WI linkage group LG2, Vvil1.0, whole genome shotgun sequence, one region includes:
- the LOC131654121 gene encoding heat shock 70 kDa protein 15-like has translation MSVVGFDFGNESCIVAVARQRGIDVVLNDESKRETPAIVCFGDKQRFIGTAGAASTMINPKNSISQMKRLIGKKFADPEVQSDLKSLPFAVTEGPDGYPLIHARYLGEPRVFTATQVFATMLGNLKEIAQKNLNAAVVDCCIGIPIYFTDLQRRAVLDAATIAGLHPLHLIHETTATALAYGIYKTDLPENDQLNVAFVDVGHASMQVCIAGFKKGQLKVLAHSYDRSLGGRDFDEALFHHFAAKFKEEYKIDVYQNARASLRLRTACEKLKKVLSANPEAPLNIECLMDEKDVRGHIKRDDFEQLALPILERVKGPLEKALAEAGLTVENIHMVEVVGSGSRVPAINKILTEFFKKEPRRTMNASECVARGAALQCAILSPTFKVREFQVNESFPFSISLSWKGSGSDSQDNSPDNKQSTLVFPKGNSIPSVKVLTFFRAGTFSVDVQCHDQSDLEAPTKISTYTIGPFKTENGEKGRIKVKVRLSLHGIVTVDSATLFEEEEIEVPVTKESAEENSKMETDEASADTAAPPPSSNDSDVNMQDAKAVPDTNGAVNGMPETGDKPVQMDTDAKVEAPKKKVKKTNIPIAEVVYGAMSTADVQKALEKEFEMALQDRVMEDTKDKKNAVEAYVYDMRNKLNDKYQEFVQASESDEFLAKLQEVEDWLYEDGEDETKGVYVAKLEELKKQGDPIEERYKEHTDRDAVIDQLVYCINSYREVALSNDPKFDHIDISEKQKVLNECGEAENWLREKKQQQSLLPKYATPVLLSADIRKKAEAVDRSCKPIMTKPRPAKPASPATPETPATPPPQDGEPQQQQPEQQPQEDANASSNGNAKENGNQVPPASGEPMETDKPENTGSA, from the exons ATGAGTGTGGTTGGATTTGATTTCGGTAACGAGAGCTGCATTGTTGCTGTTGCAAGGCAGAGAGGGATTGATGTTGTGCTTAATGATGAGTCCAAGCGTGAGACTCCTGCTATTGTGTGTTTTGGTGATAAGCAGCGGTTTATTGGGACGGCTGGGGCTGCTTCTACTATGATTAACCCGAAGAATTCTATTTCACAGATGAAGAGGTTGATTGGGAAGAAATTTGCTGATCCGGAAGTGCAGAGTGATTTGAAGTCGTTGCCTTTTGCTGTTACGGAAGGACCTGATGGGTATCCGTTGATTCACGCGCGGTATCTTGGGGAGCCTAGAGTGTTTACTGCTACTCAAGTCTTTGCGACTATGTTGGGGAATCTTAAAGAGATTGCTCAGAAAAATCTGAATGCGGCTGTTGTTGATTGCTGCATTGGGATTCCCATTTATTTTACTGATCTTCAGAGGAGAGCCGTGTTGGATGCAGCTACTATTGCTGGTTTGCACCCGCTTCACTTGATTCATGAAACGACGGCAACTGCTTTGGCGTATGGGATTTACAAGACTGATCTTCCTGAGAATGATCAGCTGAATGTTGCTTTTGTTGATGTTGGGCATGCTAGCATGCAAGTTTGTATTGCTGGGTTTAAAAAGGGGCAGCTGAAAGTATTGGCACATTCGTACGATAGGTCCCTGGGTGGTAGGGATTTTGATGAGGCTTTGTTTCATCATTTTGCTGCAAAGTTTAAGGAGGAgtacaagattgatgtttaccagaatGCTAGGGCTTCTTTGAGGTTAAGGACGGCATGTGAGAAGCTGAAGAAAGTTCTCAGTGCAAATCCTGAGGCACCTTTGAACATTGAATGCTTAATGGATGAGAAGGATGTGAGGGGACATATCAAACGTGATGACTTTGAGCAGCTAGCTCTTCCAATATTGGAACGTGTGAAGGGGCCTTTGGAGAAGGCACTGGCAGAAGCTGGTCTTACAGTTGAGAATATCCACATGGTTGAGGTGGTTGGTTCTGGTTCGCGTGTACCAGCAATTAACAAAATATTGACAGAGTTTTTTAAAAAGGAACCTAGGAGGACAATGAATGCTAGTGAGTGTGTTGCCAGGGGCGCTGCATTGCAGTGTGCTATTCTCAGTCCAACTTTTAAAGTCCGAGAGTTCCAG GTCAATGAAAGCTTTCCCTTCTCTATTTCGCTCTCATGGAAAGGTTCTGGTTCAGATTCACAGGACAATTCACCAGACAATAAACAAAGTACCCTTGTTTTCCCCAAGGGAAATTCCATTCCAAGTGTCAAGGTACTGACATTCTTCAGGGCAGGAACCTTTTCTGTTGACGTTCAATGTCATGATCAAAGTGATTTAGAAGCACCTACAAAGATCAGCACATACACT ATTGGCCCTTTCAAAACTGAAAACGGTGAAAAGGGAAGGATTAAAGTGAAAGTTCGTTTGAGTCTCCATGGAATTGTAACTGTTGATTCGGCAACT CTCTTCGAAGAGGAAGAAATTGAAGTCCCAGTTACCAAAGAATCAGCAGAAGAAAATTCCAAGATGGAAACTGATGAAGCTTCTGCTGATACTGCTGCACCACCTCCTAGCTCCAACGATAGCGATGTTAATATGCAAGATGCTAAGGCTGTGCCTGATACCAATGGAGCTGTAAATGGCATGCCTGAGACAGGAGACAAGCCTGTGCAAATGGATACTGATGCCAAG GTTGAGGCTCCAAAGAAAAAAGTGAAGAAAACAAACATTCCTATAGCAGAGGTAGTCTATGGGGCAATGTCAACTGCGGATGTTCAGAAAGCTTTAGAGAAGGAGTTTGAAATGGCTTTGCAGGATCGAGTGATGGAGGATACGAAGGACAAGAAAAATGCAGTTGAGGCTTATGTTTATGACATGAGAAACAAG CTGAATGACAAATACCAGGAGTTTGTCCAAGCTTCAGAAAGCGATGAATTTCTTGCCAAACTTCAGGAGGTGGAGGATTGGCTATATGAGGATGGTGAAGATGAAACCAAAGGTGTGTACGTTGCCAAGTTAGAAGAACTTAAGAAG CAAGGGGATCCAATCGAGGAGCGCTACAAAGAACACACAGATAGAGATGCAGTAATTGACCAGCTTGTCTATTGTATCAACAGTTACAGGGAAGTTGCTCTGTCTAATGATCCCAAATTCGATCACATTGACATCAGCGAGAAACAGAAG gtctTGAATGAATGTGGAGAAGCTGAGAACTGGCTTAGAGAGAAGAAGCAACAACAAAGTTTGCTTCCAAAATATGCTACCCCCGTCCTCTTGTCAGCTGACATAAGAAAAAAAGCTGAGGCTGTTGATAG GTCATGCAAGCCGATTATGACAAAACCTAGACCAGCTAAACCAGCTTCTCCAGCTACTCCAGAAACACCAGCAACCCCACCTCCTCAGGACGGCGAGCCGCAGCAgcaacaaccagaacaacaaccTCAGGAGGATGCTAATGCCAGTTCTAATGGGAATGCAAAGGAAAATGGTAATCAAGTCCCACCAGCCTCTGGTGAACCAATGGAGACTGACAAACCGGAGAACACCGGCTCAGcctaa
- the LOC131654123 gene encoding regulator of telomere elongation helicase 1 homolog produces the protein MPTYKVRGIDVDFPYEAYDSQLVYMDKVMQSLQEEKNALLESPTGTGKTLCLLCATLAWRKSLGSFTTGLSLKTSDKGKTEISSSQSGASDFPAIIYASRTHSQIRQVIQELKRTSYRPKMTVLGSREQLCIHEKVKLLRGKTQSNACRFACRRRAKPKHKCNHFQNVPEYLKHNPNLGEEPVDIEDLVNIGRTSGPCPYYLSKELHKAVDIIFAPYNYLIDRGYRSSLQLSWSNSVLIFDEAHNLEGICADAASFDLPSWLLTACITEVQSVVDLLIVRRNKSNDKSLDPDDFAILKALLLKLEKRIAEVHIDSKELGFTKPGPYIFELLADLNITQKTASKLKSIIAEAVTLLEEENQEKSTGTICRLDTIKDILDIVFKDGGTSHAKYYRVHVKEAEAWGANGSKGQVSRTLSWWCFNPGIALEGFAREGVRSIILTSGTLSPLDSFAEELKLDFPIRLENPHVIGPNQIWAGVVSVGPLGRTFNSSYRTRDTMEYKQELGNAIVNLARIVPDGLLVFFPSYYLLEQSIGCWKSMSNENSASIWERICKHKKPVIEPRESSLFASSIKDYLTKLNDTTASGAVFFAVCRGKVSEGLDFADHAGRAVVITGLPFATSIDPKVRLKREYLDQQSGAQGQSIKVLTGDEWYNQQASRAVNQAVGRVIRHRHDYGAIIFCDERFAQPHRQSQFSKWIQPHIKCYSRFGEVVFTLTRFFRDGRTQGSTKLSLLEAENGGNLGKMPSSEHLTEKFHMEKLLQPLPTPMTPNCTSKASSLLDTKKGYTSFMGGILPANRSSLSSDRRLTVGCDSSSDTRETILHKRRTVLSQEPDGLDLGDSCQLGEKSKNMLIAPCFTKKRRFIAGEYDLKQHFGNSNDQSSSGSQSAQGDINLQCKDNVTSQSRNTEFLRQKDNLPADSAPSTADGTQGSAFLAQVRDKLSAAEYIDFVSYMKALKTKTLKISEVLLSISRLFSGPERLPLLKRFKDYIPAKYHSLYEQYVEGKVYFLIVSHKAYVVKGHL, from the exons ATGCCGACGTACAAGGTCAGGGGAATCGACGTTGATTTTCCATATGAAGCCTATGATTCCCAGCTCGTTTACATGGACAAAGTCATGCAGTCGCTTCAGGAG GAAAAAAATGCATTGTTGGAGAGTCCCACAGGAACTGGAAAAACATTGTGTCTTTTATGTGCTACTTTAGCCTGGCGCAAGAGTTTGGGCAGTTTCACTACTGGTTTAAGCTTAAAGACTAGTGATAAGGGTAAAACTGAAATTTCATCGTCACAGTCTGGGGCTTCAGATTTTCCTGCAATTATATATGCTTCACGTACCCACAGTCAGATACGTCAAGTGATTCAAGAATTGAAACGGACATCTTACAG ACCTAAGATGACAGTTCTTGGTTCTCGGGAGCAACTTTGCATTCATGAAAAAGTCAAGTTACTTCGCGGAAAAACACAATCAAATGCTTGTCGATTTGCCTGTCGAAGGCGTGCAAAGCCGAAGCATAAATGTAACCATTTCCAAAATGTTCCTG AGTATTTGAAGCACAATCCTAATCTTGGAGAAGAGCCTGTGGATATCGAGGATTTGGTCAATATTGGCAGGACATCTGGGCC GTGTCCTTATTATTTATCAAAGGAGCTCCACAAGGCTGTTGATATAATATTTGCTCCATACAACTATCTTATTGATCGAGGGTATAGAAGTTCTCTGCAACTTTCTTGGAGCAATAGTGTACTCATATTCGATGAAGCTCACAACCTG GAGGGAATATGTGCTGATGCAGCCTCCTTTGACCTGCCTTCTTGGCTTCTAACAGCTTGCATTACTGAGGTCCAAAGTGTTGTTGACCTTTTAATAGTAAGaagaaataaatcaaatgatAAGTCACTAGATCCAGATGATTTTGCTATCCTTAAAG CACTTCTTCTAAAACTTGAGAAGCGTATTGCTGAGGTTCATATTGACTCTAAGGAGTTGGGGTTCACCAAACCCGGGCCTTATATTTTTGAACTGCTGGCTGATCTTAATATCACACAGAAGACTGCTTCTAAACTTAAAAGTATAATCGCTGAAGCTGTAACTCTCCTTGAGGAAGAAAATCAGGAGAAATCAACTGGCACCATCTGCAGATTAGATACTATCAAGGATATTCTTGACATTGTTTTCAAGGATGGAGGAACTTCTCATGCTAAATACTATCGT GTTCATGTGAAGGAGGCTGAGGCTTGGGGTGCCAATGGTTCTAAAG GCCAGGTGTCAAGGACACTCAGTTGGTGGTGCTTTAATCCAGGAATAGCTTTGGAAGGATTTGCCAGGGAAGGGGTTAGATCAATTATATTGACATCAGGCACATTATCCCCTTTGGACTCTTTCGCTGAGGAACTGAAATT AGACTTCCCTATTCGGCTGGAAAATCCACATGTAATAGGCCCAAATCAGATATGGGCTGGAGTTGTATCGGTTGGTCCTTTAGGGCGTACTTTTAACTCCTCTTACCGCACTCGTGACACGATGGAGTACAAGCAGGAGCTTGGAAATGCAATTG TAAATTTGGCTCGAATTGTTCCTGATGGACTTCTTGTATTCTTTCCATCTTATTACCTTTTGGAGCAAAGCATAGGGTGCTGGAAAAGCATG AGTAATGAAAATTCAGCATCAATATGGGAGAGAATTTGCAAACACAAAAAACCGGTTATAGAGCCTAGGGAATCTTCACTGTTTGCCTCATCAATTAAG GACTACTTAACTAAGCTGAACGACACCACTGCATCTGGAGCTGTTTTTTTTGCTGTTTGTCGTGGGAAG GTAAGCGAAGGATTAGATTTTGCAGATCATGCCGGTAGAGCTGTGGTTATTACTGGTTTGCCATTTGCCACAAGCATTGATCCTAAG GTTCGTCTAAAACGTGAATACTTGGATCAACAATCTGGAGCACAAGGACAGTCGATCAAG GTTCTAACTGGAGATGAGTGGTACAACCAACAAGCTTCTCGAGCTGTGAATCAAGCTGTTGGACGTGTAATTCGCCATCGCCATGACTATGGAGCAATTATTTTTTGTGATGAAAG GTTTGCACAGCCTCATCGCCAATCCCAATTCTCAAAATGGATACAGCCTCACATCAAG TGTTACTCAAGATTTGGAGAAGTTGTTTTTACCCTAACTCGCTTTTTTCGAGATGGACGAACTCAAGGTTCTACAAAGCTGTCACTATTGGAAGCTGAAAATGGTG GGAATCTGGGAAAAATGCCATCATCAGAGCACTTAACGGAAAAATTTCACATGGAAAAACTTCTGCAGCCTTTG CCTACACCAATGACTCCAAATTGTACTTCGAAAGCCTCATCTTTGCTTGACACAAAAAAGGGCTACACTTCATTCATGGGGGGAATTCTGCCTGCCAATCGCTCATCACTGTCTTCTGACCGTAGGTTGACTGTAGGTTGCGACAGTTCAAGTGATACCCGCGAGACAATTTTGCATAAAAGGAGGACTGTACTGTCACAAGAACCTGATGGGCTTGATTTGGGTGATAGTTGTCAACTGGGTGAAAAATCAAAGAATATGCTAATAGCACCTTGTTTTACCAAGAAGCGTAGATTTATAGCAGGAGAGTATGACCTAAAGCAACATTTTGGAAATTCTAATGATCAATCATCATCAG GCAGTCAAAGTGCTCAAGGTGATATAAATCTGCAATGTAAAGATAATGTGACCTCTCAAAGTAGAAACACTGAGTTTCTTAGACAAAAAGACAATCTTCCTGCTGATTCAGCACCTTCTACTGCAGATGGAACCCAAGGATCAGCATTCCTTGCTCAG GTCCGAGATAAACTCAGTGCTGCAGAATATATAGACTTTGTGAGTTATATGAAAGCGCTCAAGACCAAAACATTGAAGATTAGTGAAGTTTTACTAAGCATTTCTAGATTGTTCTCCGGTCCTGAGAGGTTACCTCTCCTTAAAAG GTTCAAGGATTACATCCCAGCAAAATATCATTCTTTGTATGAGCAATATGTTGAAGGAAAG GTATACTTTTTGATAGTGTCACACAAAGCTTATGTTGTAAAGGGTCATCTATAG